A genomic region of Equus caballus isolate H_3958 breed thoroughbred chromosome 1, TB-T2T, whole genome shotgun sequence contains the following coding sequences:
- the SMNDC1 gene encoding survival of motor neuron-related-splicing factor 30 isoform X1, whose protein sequence is MSEDLAKQLASYKAQLQQVEAALSGNGENEDLLKLKKDLQEVIELTKDLLSTQPSETLASSDSFASTQPTHSWKVGDKCMAIWSEDGQCYEAEIEEIDEENGTAAITFAGYGNAEVTPLLNLKPVEEGRKAKEDSGNKPMSKKEMIAQQREYKKKKALKKAQRIKELEQEREDQKVKWQQFNNRAYSKNKKGQVKRSIFASPESVTGKVGVGTCGIADKPMTQYQDTSKYNVRHLMPQ, encoded by the exons ATGTCAGAGGATTTAGCAAAGCAGCTGGCAAGCTACAAAGCTCAACTCCAGCAAGTTGAAGCTGCATTGtctggaaatggagaaaatgaagatttgctaaaattaaagaaagatttaCAA gaAGTTATAGAACTAACCAAAGACCTTCTGTCAACTCAGCCTTCTGAAACTCTTGCAAGTTCAGACAGTTTTGCTTCTACTCAGCCCACTCATTCATGGAAAGTAGGAGACAAGTGTATGGCAATCTGGAGTGAAGATGGACA GTGTTATGAAGCGGAGATTGAGGAGATAGATGAAGAAAACGGGACCGCTGCAATCACCTTTGCTGGCTATGGCAATGCTGAAGTGACTCCACTGTTGAACCTCAAGCCtgtagaagaaggaaggaaggcaaaggAGGACAGTGGCAACAAACCCATGTCAAA aaaagaaatgattgcCCAGCAGCgtgaatataaaaagaagaaagctttgaAAAAAGCACAGAGAATAAAAGAACTTGAGCAGGAAAGAGAGGACCAGAAGGTGAAATGGCAGCAGTTCAACAACAGAGCctattctaaaaacaaaaaaggccag GTAAAGAGAAGTATTTTTGCTTCACCTGAGAGTGTAACTGGCAAAGTTGGAGTAGGAACTTGTGGAATTGCTGATAAACCCATGACACAGTATCAAGATACCTCTAAATACAATGTCAGGCATTTGATGCCTCAATAA
- the SMNDC1 gene encoding survival of motor neuron-related-splicing factor 30 isoform X2, whose protein sequence is MEVIELTKDLLSTQPSETLASSDSFASTQPTHSWKVGDKCMAIWSEDGQCYEAEIEEIDEENGTAAITFAGYGNAEVTPLLNLKPVEEGRKAKEDSGNKPMSKKEMIAQQREYKKKKALKKAQRIKELEQEREDQKVKWQQFNNRAYSKNKKGQVKRSIFASPESVTGKVGVGTCGIADKPMTQYQDTSKYNVRHLMPQ, encoded by the exons ATG gaAGTTATAGAACTAACCAAAGACCTTCTGTCAACTCAGCCTTCTGAAACTCTTGCAAGTTCAGACAGTTTTGCTTCTACTCAGCCCACTCATTCATGGAAAGTAGGAGACAAGTGTATGGCAATCTGGAGTGAAGATGGACA GTGTTATGAAGCGGAGATTGAGGAGATAGATGAAGAAAACGGGACCGCTGCAATCACCTTTGCTGGCTATGGCAATGCTGAAGTGACTCCACTGTTGAACCTCAAGCCtgtagaagaaggaaggaaggcaaaggAGGACAGTGGCAACAAACCCATGTCAAA aaaagaaatgattgcCCAGCAGCgtgaatataaaaagaagaaagctttgaAAAAAGCACAGAGAATAAAAGAACTTGAGCAGGAAAGAGAGGACCAGAAGGTGAAATGGCAGCAGTTCAACAACAGAGCctattctaaaaacaaaaaaggccag GTAAAGAGAAGTATTTTTGCTTCACCTGAGAGTGTAACTGGCAAAGTTGGAGTAGGAACTTGTGGAATTGCTGATAAACCCATGACACAGTATCAAGATACCTCTAAATACAATGTCAGGCATTTGATGCCTCAATAA